Proteins encoded together in one Lathyrus oleraceus cultivar Zhongwan6 chromosome 5, CAAS_Psat_ZW6_1.0, whole genome shotgun sequence window:
- the LOC127078428 gene encoding pentatricopeptide repeat-containing protein At5g43790 codes for MVKEKGIDLKGNVCTRLIDMYSKCGCLESARKVFDDVMDRDVFVWTVMISGLACHGMCKEAIEMFVEMEMCNVKPDDRTVAVVLSACRNAGLVREGYMFFSDVQKRYGMKPTSQHFGCMVDLLARGGFLKEAEDFINAMPMKPDAVLWRTLIWACKVHAGTKRAELLMKRLELQGMSEHDSGSYILASNVYASVGKWYDKAEVRCNGIYMFFIEKYLPSCMSLRSVI; via the exons ATGGTGAAGGAGAAGGGAATTGATTTGAAGGGTAATGTTTGTACTAGGCTTATTGATATGTATTCGAAATGTGGGTGTTTAGAGAGTGCAAGGAAGGTGTTTGATGATGTTATGGATAGAGATGTTTTTGTTTGGACTGTGATGATTTCTGGCCTTGCTTGCCACGGGATGTGCAAAGAAGCTATTGAAATGTTTGTTGAAATGGAAATGTGTAATGTAAAACCTGATGATAGGACAGTTGCGGTTGTTTTATCGGCGTGTAGGAATGCAGGCTTGGTTCGTGAAGGTTACATGTTTTTCAGTGATGTCCAGAAGCGTTACGGTATGAAACccacaagtcaacattttggttGCATGGTGGACCTCCTTGCAAGAGGAGGGTTTTTGAAAGAAGCTGAAGATTTCATTAATGCAATGCCAATGAAACCTGATGCAGTCCTTTGGAGGACCTTGATATGGGCCTGCAAAGTTCATGCAGGTACCAAAAGAGCCGAACTTTTGATGAAACGCCTTGAGCTGCAAGGTATGAGTGAACATGATAGTGGAAGTTACATACTTGCTAGTAATGTTTATGCGTCTGTAGGGAAGTGGTATGACAAGGCAGAG GTACGTTGCAACGGCATATACATGTTTTTCATCGAGAAATACTTACCTTCATGTATGTCATTACGTTCTGTTATTTGA